One window from the genome of Osmerus eperlanus chromosome 1, fOsmEpe2.1, whole genome shotgun sequence encodes:
- the LOC134017593 gene encoding uncharacterized protein C3orf20-like, producing MDLKTFQRCMTEAPCLLDQIALLLQECQEKEVLLPRGICNLCDLSWEELSDLPQGAKPLHQPKVFSRPLRTGHLPPDTCCTMSMVPSHVLLPNESSMSVRQATTRCSTFKFKKRFHTERENNGGTCVPVTSTLRLYLEEHLSHLSFSLTYRATTPCFSSQTLEVCHWAVDKLQPILDQIKEEKDRLVVTGNTFLLSTKHYPEDKFNQPMPPFQRFAGDGLFPIIPNTKYMGSATSLKLHYSLPDGTSYVYYPSGSVAVCQIPSTKTRGGIYTNIFGDSPNDNLLASFMPSGQGYVYHTGKPTTSWFAFLVGTSGCQQYTREGSLAKEWHFNPQAQLEDTYTYKVNDVISLTFSKHFSMNVTFTALGESVTLKIKEKPLASSSRVQDPGAEEEKLAVSRAEMQVIRKRVRHTALHWLNFYMVAAGLIKEPLLQDPKPRSLKHKEPWTSPPRVHLGNEESPPAFVRPAPLRRKLPRPATCSLPMSRTSPLFRRASHRAKSAGSLCMSSQSALPRSETPAPPCLVVLRHLLLNTYKGQGCHCSTRLPALSDLELELFLGGPWARPGQVIVVYVTSSVCPPPWGQSVEQVLQTIHHKQVSTSAMPCAKSSRNPFRLVKYDLDTATHLTQTAVPVLVQRHHVGPGILLMYVGGKLIFGGTALNGYDFSKTNLLKQITKTQNDYAKGNFLPQDYKLGKFQFRIPPRTEAAGHSRGDGRVQVRPPRSKSSCSHHKEDRFPDQPPHRVVLQVKIDVWL from the exons ATGGACCTGAAGACTTTCCAGCGCTGCATGACTGAAGCTCCTTGCCTCCTGGATCAGATAGCACTGCTCCTCCAGGAATGCCAGGAGAAGGAGGTCCTGCTCCCCAGAGGCATCTGTAACCTGTGTGACTTGTCCTGGGAGGAGCTATCTGACCTCCCCCAAGGTGCCAAGCCCCTCCATCAGCCTAAGGTGTTCAGCAGACCACTACGAACCGGCCACTTGCCCCCAGACACCTGCTGCACAATGTCCATGGTGCCCAGTCATGTGCTGCTGCCCAATGAATCCAGCATGTCTGTTCGTCAGGCTACTACCCGCTGCAGTACTTTCAAGTTCAAGAAGAGGTTCCACACAGAACGAGAAAACAATG GAGGGACCTGCGTCCCTGTGACCTCCACTCTGCGTCTCTACCTGGAAGAACATCTgtcccacctctccttctccctcacctaCAGAG CCACCACTCCCTGCTTTAGCAGCCAGACTCTGGAGGTGTGTCACTGGGCTGTCGACAAGCTGCAACCCATCCTAGACCAGAT AAAAGAGGAAAAGGACAGGCTGGTGGTAACAGGGAACACATTCCTGCTGTCAACCAAGCACTACCCGGAAGACAAATTCAACCAGCCCATGCCCCCGTTTCAACGATTTGCAGGGGATGGTCTCTTCCCCATCATCCCTAACACCAAGTACATGGGTTCCGCTACATCCCTCAAGCTACACTACAGCCTGCCTGATGGCACCTCCTATGTCTA CTACCCTTCTGGATCCGTGGCAGTGTGCCAGATCCCAAGTACTAAGACCAGAGGGGGCATCTACACCAACATTTTTGGGGACAGCCCCAATGACAATCTACTGGCCTCCTTCATGCCCAGTGGGCAGGGCTATGTGTACCATACAGGTAAACCCACAACCAGCTGGTTTGCCTTTCTGGTGGGAACCTCTGGATGCCAGCAATACACACGAGAAGGCAGCCTTGCCAAGGAATGGCATTTCAACCCACAGGCTCAGCTTGaggacacatacacatataag GTAAATGATGTCATTTCCCTGACCTTCAGTAAACACTTCTCCATGAATGTGACCTTCACAGCTCTGGGTGAGAGTGTCACCCTGAAAATAAAAGAGAAACCCTTG GCCTCCAGTAGCAGAGTTCAGGACCCTGGTGCCGAGGAGGAGAAGCTGGCTGTTTCCAGGGCAGAGATGCAGGTGATcagaaagagagtcagacacacgGCTTTGCACTGGCTCAACTTCTACATGGTGGCCGCAG GTCTTATCAAAGAGCCCCTACTCCAAGACCCTAAACCCAGATCATTGAAACATAAGGAGCCTTGGACTTCACCTCCCAGAGTGCACCTCGGTAATGAGGAGAGCCCACCTGCTTTTGTACGGCCAGCACCTCTTAGAAGAAAGTTACCTCGACCGGCCACCTGTAGCCTGCCCATGTCCAGAACATCTCCCCTGTTCAGACGAGCCTCACACAG GGCCAAGTCAGCAGGGTCATTGTGCATGTCCTCTCAGTCAGCCCTCCCTCGCAGTGAGaccccagcccctccctgcctcgtGGTTCTGCGGCACCTCCTCCTCAACACCTACAAGGGGCAGGGCTGCCACTGCTCCACTCGCTTGCCTGCCCTTTCGGACCTGGAGTTGGAGCTGTTCCTGGGAGGGCCCTGGGCCCGCCCGGGCCAGGTGATCGTGGTCTACGTCACCTCCTCCGTCTGCCCCCCACCTTGGGGTCAAAGTGTGGAGCAGGTCCTGCAGACGATCCACCATAAACAGGTGTCCACCTCTGCCATGCCCTGTGCTAAG AGTTCTCGCAACCCCTTCAGACTGGTTAAGTACGATCTGGACACAGCAACCCATCTGACCCAGACTGCCGTCCCAGTCCTGGTCCAGAGGCATCACGTGGGACCTGGAATACTACTG ATGTACGTTGGAGGCAAACTGATATTCGGAGGCACTGCTCTCAATGGCTATGACTTCAGCAAAACCAACCTCCTAAAGCAGATCACCAAAACACAGAATGACTATGCCAAGGGAAACTTTCTGCCCCAAGACTACAAactggg GAAGTTTCAATTCAGGATTCCCCCTCGAACTGAGGCAGCCGGACACAGCAGGGGAGATGGGCGTGTCCAGGTCAGACCCCCCAGATCCAAGTCTTCCTGCTCCCATCACAAAGAGGACCGCTTCCCtgaccagcctccacacag AGTTGTACTGCAAGTGAAGATAGATGTTTGGCTATAA
- the ghrl gene encoding ghrelin/obestatin prepropeptide encodes MIMKRSTGVMLLLLCCLSLCCKSASAGTSFLSPSQKPPGKGKPPTVGRRAVEEFSELFEDHQPQKDGHKTVTVPFEMGVHLSQAEYEEYGMVLQKILQEVLGDDPPAGNLI; translated from the exons ATGATTATGAAGAGAAGTACTGGTGTGATGCTCCTGTTGCTatgttgtctgtctctgtgttgcaAGTCAGCCAGTGCTGGCACCAGCTTCCTCAGCCCATCGCAGAAACCTCCG GGTAAAGGAAAGCCTCCCACAGTTGGtcggagggctgtggaggagtTTTCTGAGCTGTTTGAGGACCACCAACCTCAAAAGGATGGACACAAAACA GTGACAGTCCCATTTGAGATGGGTGTCCACCTGAGTCAGGCGGAATACGAGGAGTATGGCATGGTGCTGCAGAAGATCCTGCAGGAGGTCCTGGGAGATGACCCACCAGCAGGAAACCTCATCTGA
- the tatdn2 gene encoding putative deoxyribonuclease TATDN2 isoform X2, with the protein MPLLYPTWKKRWTTKFQVPFYRKHRKAHLNGNIECVNDKMDNNKKFKFQWLRSAVCSPTKFHKSNVGEHRPTRWSISPKEELSPSSAVLNVSSESSGVGELGNICLDTPKRKAETQNGSNPGTDKVKKLSRKHLKSITPSKVIFMDGTTSSPVSCDLKRKNSTPDEGSKAIYRKALTAAFGRGRKTSSPVKCSRAKSPSLARKFPGRKLTLNTSDEMPSQELDQSTDFDLSCCSAPSESEPDGRAPVEEEGDNWIRPLVFVNTDTLEDSAFLEKDTRSVIFKSGDSPDWSDAEDPVAVKTFSQDKDFSSHKDESSESTPSALDNRDSHFMKPQNYSIGTKKPSSPALPTQGLVIPSLTSLSSPGPYLPKKCLDLTSPQSWSTSFPSSEQALPGMQRRNHISPSTTPETPRTGVVNQWDQRPTRGALMSPDPFALPIRSRKDPASTSEILPLGHSLFSPYPPCHPAPRRYSDAFLDSHASTAFDNVTRRMSVGAEPIWTCDPSQRVEAKLGFVDTHCHLDMLYGKLGFVGTFARFRSMHRSSFPSEFHGCIADFCNPRIMVREALWEGLLGEELVWGAFGCHPHFAKEYSDVQERNILMAMRHPKAVAFGEIGLDYSHKNSTSAVKQKQVFERQLRLAVAMKKPLVIHCRDADKDLLEIMKKCVPRDYKIHRHCFTNSYSVIEPLLDAFPNLYVGFTALITYPKATEARESVRRIPLERIVLETDAPYFLPHKVSRDVCRFAHPGMGIHTLREISVLKREPITTVFTTVRSNTTQLYGL; encoded by the exons ATGCCCCTACTTTATCCAACGTGGAAAAAAAGATGGACAACTAAGTTTCAGGTGCCATTCTACAGAAAACACAGGAAGGCACATTTAAATGGCAACATTGAATG TGTCAATGACAAGATGGACAACAATAAGAAGTTCAAGTTTCAGTGGCTACGGTCAGCTGTATGCTCCCCTACTAAGTTCCATAAGAGCAATGTTGGAGAACATAGACCAACTCGTTGGAGTATATCCCCCAAAGAAGAACTGAGTCCGTCTTCGGCAGTTTTAAATGTGTCTTCAGAGTCTTCTGGTGTTGGAGAACTGGGCAATATCTGTTTGGACACACCCAAGAGGAAAGCAGAAACCCAGAATGGGAGTAACCCAGGTACAGACAAAGTCAAGAAGCTTTCCAGAAAAcatcttaaatccatcactccctccaag GTAATATTCATGGATGGTACCACATCTTCGCCTGTCTCTTGTGACTTGAAGAGGAAAAACTCGACTCCCGATGAAGGATCCAAGGCAATCTACCGGAAGGCCTTAACGGCAGCTTTTGGGCGAGGAAGAAAGACCTCATCCCCAGTCAAATGTTCTAGAGCCAAGAGCCCCTCTCTAGCCCGGAAGTTCCCAGGCAGGAAGTTGACACTCAACACAAGTGATGAGATGCCTAGTCAAGAGTTAGATCAAAGTACAGACTTTGACTTGAGCTGCTGCTCTGCCCCGTCAGAAAGCGAGCCTGATGGTAGAGCTCCTGTTGAGGAAGAAGGCGACAATTGGATTCGTCCTCTGGTATTTGTCAACACAGACACTCTAGAAGACAGCGCTTTTCTCGAGAAAGATACAAGG AGCGTGATCTTCAAATCAGGTGACTCTCCTGATTGGTCAGATGCTGAGGACCCTGTGGCAGTTAAGACGTTCTCCCAGGATAAAGATTTCTCAAGCCATAAAGATGAAAGCAGTGAGTCGACACCTTCTGCCCTGGACAATCGTGACTCCCACTTCATGAAACCACAAAACTACTCTATAGGCACCAAGAAACCCAGCAGTCCTGCTTTGCCTACCCAGGGTCTAGtgatcccctccctcacctctctctcctcacctggtcCCTACCTCCCCAAGAAGTGTCTagacctcacctccccccagtcATGGAGTACAAGCTTTCCATCTTCTGAGCAAGCCCTCCCAGGGATGCAAAGAAGGAATCACATATCCCCTAGCACAACTCCAGAGACTCCCAGGACGGGTGTGGTTAACCAGTGGGACCAGCGACCTACCAGAGGTGCCCTCATGTCCCCAGACCCTTTTGCACTGCCCATACGCTCAAGGAAAGACCCAGCGTCCACTTCGGAGATCCTGCCTCTAGGACACAGCTTGTtctccccctatcccccctgtcaccctgccccccgtAGGTACTCCGATGCCTTTCTGGACAGCCACGCCTCCACAGCCTTTGACAACGTCACTAGGAGGATGTCAGTCGGGGCAGAGCCTATCTGGACATGTGACCCCTCACAACGGGTAGAGGCCAAGCTGGGGTTTGTGGACACCCACTGCCACCTGGACATGCTGTATGGCAAGCTGGGTTTTGTTGGCACCTTTGCACGGTTCCGAAGCATGCACCGCAGCAGCTTCCCATCCGAGTTCCATGGCTGCATCGCTGACTTCTGCAACCCTCGCATCATGGTGAGGGAGGCTCTGTGGGAGGGGCTGCTAGGAGAAGAGTTGGTGTGGGGTGCGTTTGGGTGCCACCCTCACTTTGCTAAGGAGTACTCGGATGTGCAGGAGCGCAACATCCTGATGGCAATGCGGCACCCCAAGGCTGTGGCCTTTGGAGAGATCGGCCTAGACTACTCCCACAAAAACTCAACCAGCGCGGTCAAGCAGAAGCAG GTATTTGAGCGTCAACTGCGCCTGGCAGTGGCCATGAAAAAACCTCTTGTGATCCACTGTAGAGATGCAGACAAAGACTTGCTTGAGATCATGAAGAAGTGTGTGCCCCGCGATTACAAGATTCACAG GCACTGTTTCACCAACAGTTACTCAGTCATCGAGCCCTTATTGGATGCGTTTCCTAACCTGTATGTAGGCTTCACTGCCCTCATCACCTACCCCAAAGCCACTGAGGCTCGAGAATCCGTGCGCAGGATTCCCCTTGAACGGATCGTCCTGGAGACGGATGCACCATACTTTCTACCGCATAAG GTTAGTAGAGATGTGTGCAGGTTTGCCCACCCTGGCATGGGCATTCACACACTCCGTGAGATTAGCGTCCTAAAGAGAGAGCCCATCACCACAGTATTTACCACTGTTAGAAGCAACACCACTCAACTCTATGGTCTGTAA
- the ccdc174 gene encoding coiled-coil domain-containing protein 174 — MDKKKKLYDVTASSLVDLKAELYRKQEKFKHQKLGQDAGAGSSNFKIKKPTVWNKQNEGVSARAQKDVEQLTEEENNLDKSRRKLEEKAKLYEQMTKGDFPDEETEGLFLVDFTQKIIDKKRETHAQQDREIEDRDMGSSSPIPPPENPEEEWVDYVDALGRSRKCMKKDLPGFKKMDQDFQGKRHAVTEKTLLSEDMRRELQRQEWEREEEEALKRPVGPIHYEDIREQEARELGVGYFAFSQDQEQRRKQRDTLDMLRDQTTDQRSKREMLKEKRKALLKARLAKVRQRKNKNTKMDGTEEDQEEPLKEEEDDEIGPLPPSEHAPEASGKVGKVEVEIQERKDTRPGVPHVREWDRGKEFSLGLWTNRRREERDADFAPPSAYFKEDRKPSYGRTVGREQDKPKMTFKWSDAQSEKSKEPPKPHPEPQAHPEPQAHPEPQAHPEPLAHPEPLAHPEPQAHPQPNSAAGHSKPQHTSPPPLIKMQIQPQTTDQDQPQPVPSAPAVPSAPQLQYTAPPMHCPPTAPPLFSQCSLPPLHPNCPPSHLQYTSTPHYPPQYPPHYPPQYPPSQYPYGQYPPSQYPYGQYPYGQYPPSQYPPSQYPPSQYPPSQYPPSQYPPQYLAQPLVQQQAQPLVQQQAQPLVQQQAQPHQPMQEAQSQPLETSQSLEDMLSFYKSST; from the exons ATGGATAAGAAGAAAAAGCTATACGATGTTACGGCCTCTTCT TTGGTGGACCTCAAAGCTGAACTCTACAGAAAGCAGGAGAAATTCAAACATCAGAAGCTAGGACAAGATGCTGGAGCTGGCTCTTCTAATTTCAAAATTAAG AAGCCCACAGTGTGGAATAAGCAGAATGAGGGGGTCTCTGCACGAGCACAGAAAGATGTGGAGCAGCTGACAGAGGAGGAAAACAACCTTGATAAGTCGAG ACggaagctggaggagaaggccaAACTCTATGAGCAGATGACCAAAGGAGACTTTCCTG ATGAGGAGACAGAGGGTTTGTTCCTGGTGGATTTCACTCAGAAGATCATtgacaagaagagagagactcATGCCCAGCAAGACAGGGAGATCGAGGACAGGGATATGGGCAGCTCGTCCCCAATCCCACCCCCCGAGAACCCGGAAGAGGAGTG GGTGGATTATGTGGATGCTCTGGGCAGATCAAGGAAGTGCATGAAGAAAGACCTGCCAGGGTTCAAGAAAATGGACCAAGACTTTCAAGGGAAAAG ACATGCAGTAACGGAGAAGACCTTGCTGTCAGAGGACATGCGTCGTGAGCTTCAGAGacaagagtgggagagggaggaagaggaggcgttGAAGAGGCCTGTGGGACCAATCCACTATGAGGACATTAGGGAGCAAG AGGCCCGTGAGTTGGGTGTGGGCTACTTTGCGTTCTCTCAGGACCAGGAGCAGCgcaggaaacagagagacacccTGGACATGCTCAGAGACCAG ACGACAGACCAGCGTAGTAAGAGAGAGATgctgaaggagaagagaaaggcTCTACTTAAGGCTCGACTGGCTAAGGTGAGgcagagaaagaacaaaaatacCAAGATGGATGGCACAGAGGAGGATCAGGAAGAGCCACTGAAAGAAG AAGAAGACGATGAGATTggtcccctgcctccatcagagCATGCCCCTGAGGCCAGTGGGAAGGTTgggaaggtggaggtggagatccAGGAGAGAAAGGACACCAGGCCAGGGGTTCCCCACGTCAGAGAGTGGGACAGGGGCAAAG AATTCTCTCTGGGCCTGTGGACTAACCGGAGACGAGAAGAACGTGATGCAGACTTTGCCCCTCCCTCTGCGTATTTTAAAGAGGATAGGAAACCAAGTTATGGAAGAACTGTTGGACGAGAACAGGACAAACCCAAAATGACTTTCAAGTGGTCTGATGCACAAAGTGAAAAGAGCAAGGAGCCACCCAAGCCTCATCCTGAACCCCAGGCCCACCCTGAACCCCAGGCCCACCCTGAACCCCAGGCCCACCCTGAACCCCTGGCCCACCCTGAACCCCTGGCCCACCCTGAACCCCAAGCCCATCCGCAGCCTAATAGTGCTGCTGGCCACTCTAAACCCCAACacacatctcctccccctctgattAAAATGCAGATACAACCCCAAACCACAGATCAAGACCAACCTCAGCCCGTACCCTCTGCACCTGCTGTGCCGAGCGCCCCCCAACTTCAGTACACAGCACCGCCAATGCACTGTCCTCCGACTGCCCCACCCCTTTTCTCCCAGTGTTCTCTTCCACCATTGCATCCTAACTGTCCTCCATCTCACCTGCAGTATACATCCACACCCCACTACCCACCCCAGTATCCCCCCCACTACCCACCCCAATATCCCCCTAGCCAATATCCATATGGCCAGTATCCCCCTAGCCAGTATCCCTATGGCCAGTATCCCTATGGCCAGTATCCCCCTAGCCAGTATCCCCCTAGCCAGTATCCACCTAGCCAGTATCCCCCTAGCCAGTATCCACCTAGCCAGTATCCCCCCCAGTATCTGGCCCAACCCCTGGTCCAGCAACAGGCCCAACCCCTGGTCCAGCAACAGGCCCAACCCCTGGTCCAGCAACAGGCCCAGCCTCATCAGCCCATGCAGGAAGCTCAGTCCCAGCCCCTGGAAACCTCCCAGAGTCTGGAGGACATGCTGTCCTTTTACAAGAGCTCTACTTGA
- the tatdn2 gene encoding putative deoxyribonuclease TATDN2 isoform X1, whose translation MKSREMPLLYPTWKKRWTTKFQVPFYRKHRKAHLNGNIECVNDKMDNNKKFKFQWLRSAVCSPTKFHKSNVGEHRPTRWSISPKEELSPSSAVLNVSSESSGVGELGNICLDTPKRKAETQNGSNPGTDKVKKLSRKHLKSITPSKVIFMDGTTSSPVSCDLKRKNSTPDEGSKAIYRKALTAAFGRGRKTSSPVKCSRAKSPSLARKFPGRKLTLNTSDEMPSQELDQSTDFDLSCCSAPSESEPDGRAPVEEEGDNWIRPLVFVNTDTLEDSAFLEKDTRSVIFKSGDSPDWSDAEDPVAVKTFSQDKDFSSHKDESSESTPSALDNRDSHFMKPQNYSIGTKKPSSPALPTQGLVIPSLTSLSSPGPYLPKKCLDLTSPQSWSTSFPSSEQALPGMQRRNHISPSTTPETPRTGVVNQWDQRPTRGALMSPDPFALPIRSRKDPASTSEILPLGHSLFSPYPPCHPAPRRYSDAFLDSHASTAFDNVTRRMSVGAEPIWTCDPSQRVEAKLGFVDTHCHLDMLYGKLGFVGTFARFRSMHRSSFPSEFHGCIADFCNPRIMVREALWEGLLGEELVWGAFGCHPHFAKEYSDVQERNILMAMRHPKAVAFGEIGLDYSHKNSTSAVKQKQVFERQLRLAVAMKKPLVIHCRDADKDLLEIMKKCVPRDYKIHRHCFTNSYSVIEPLLDAFPNLYVGFTALITYPKATEARESVRRIPLERIVLETDAPYFLPHKVSRDVCRFAHPGMGIHTLREISVLKREPITTVFTTVRSNTTQLYGL comes from the exons ATGAAAAGCAG GGAAATGCCCCTACTTTATCCAACGTGGAAAAAAAGATGGACAACTAAGTTTCAGGTGCCATTCTACAGAAAACACAGGAAGGCACATTTAAATGGCAACATTGAATG TGTCAATGACAAGATGGACAACAATAAGAAGTTCAAGTTTCAGTGGCTACGGTCAGCTGTATGCTCCCCTACTAAGTTCCATAAGAGCAATGTTGGAGAACATAGACCAACTCGTTGGAGTATATCCCCCAAAGAAGAACTGAGTCCGTCTTCGGCAGTTTTAAATGTGTCTTCAGAGTCTTCTGGTGTTGGAGAACTGGGCAATATCTGTTTGGACACACCCAAGAGGAAAGCAGAAACCCAGAATGGGAGTAACCCAGGTACAGACAAAGTCAAGAAGCTTTCCAGAAAAcatcttaaatccatcactccctccaag GTAATATTCATGGATGGTACCACATCTTCGCCTGTCTCTTGTGACTTGAAGAGGAAAAACTCGACTCCCGATGAAGGATCCAAGGCAATCTACCGGAAGGCCTTAACGGCAGCTTTTGGGCGAGGAAGAAAGACCTCATCCCCAGTCAAATGTTCTAGAGCCAAGAGCCCCTCTCTAGCCCGGAAGTTCCCAGGCAGGAAGTTGACACTCAACACAAGTGATGAGATGCCTAGTCAAGAGTTAGATCAAAGTACAGACTTTGACTTGAGCTGCTGCTCTGCCCCGTCAGAAAGCGAGCCTGATGGTAGAGCTCCTGTTGAGGAAGAAGGCGACAATTGGATTCGTCCTCTGGTATTTGTCAACACAGACACTCTAGAAGACAGCGCTTTTCTCGAGAAAGATACAAGG AGCGTGATCTTCAAATCAGGTGACTCTCCTGATTGGTCAGATGCTGAGGACCCTGTGGCAGTTAAGACGTTCTCCCAGGATAAAGATTTCTCAAGCCATAAAGATGAAAGCAGTGAGTCGACACCTTCTGCCCTGGACAATCGTGACTCCCACTTCATGAAACCACAAAACTACTCTATAGGCACCAAGAAACCCAGCAGTCCTGCTTTGCCTACCCAGGGTCTAGtgatcccctccctcacctctctctcctcacctggtcCCTACCTCCCCAAGAAGTGTCTagacctcacctccccccagtcATGGAGTACAAGCTTTCCATCTTCTGAGCAAGCCCTCCCAGGGATGCAAAGAAGGAATCACATATCCCCTAGCACAACTCCAGAGACTCCCAGGACGGGTGTGGTTAACCAGTGGGACCAGCGACCTACCAGAGGTGCCCTCATGTCCCCAGACCCTTTTGCACTGCCCATACGCTCAAGGAAAGACCCAGCGTCCACTTCGGAGATCCTGCCTCTAGGACACAGCTTGTtctccccctatcccccctgtcaccctgccccccgtAGGTACTCCGATGCCTTTCTGGACAGCCACGCCTCCACAGCCTTTGACAACGTCACTAGGAGGATGTCAGTCGGGGCAGAGCCTATCTGGACATGTGACCCCTCACAACGGGTAGAGGCCAAGCTGGGGTTTGTGGACACCCACTGCCACCTGGACATGCTGTATGGCAAGCTGGGTTTTGTTGGCACCTTTGCACGGTTCCGAAGCATGCACCGCAGCAGCTTCCCATCCGAGTTCCATGGCTGCATCGCTGACTTCTGCAACCCTCGCATCATGGTGAGGGAGGCTCTGTGGGAGGGGCTGCTAGGAGAAGAGTTGGTGTGGGGTGCGTTTGGGTGCCACCCTCACTTTGCTAAGGAGTACTCGGATGTGCAGGAGCGCAACATCCTGATGGCAATGCGGCACCCCAAGGCTGTGGCCTTTGGAGAGATCGGCCTAGACTACTCCCACAAAAACTCAACCAGCGCGGTCAAGCAGAAGCAG GTATTTGAGCGTCAACTGCGCCTGGCAGTGGCCATGAAAAAACCTCTTGTGATCCACTGTAGAGATGCAGACAAAGACTTGCTTGAGATCATGAAGAAGTGTGTGCCCCGCGATTACAAGATTCACAG GCACTGTTTCACCAACAGTTACTCAGTCATCGAGCCCTTATTGGATGCGTTTCCTAACCTGTATGTAGGCTTCACTGCCCTCATCACCTACCCCAAAGCCACTGAGGCTCGAGAATCCGTGCGCAGGATTCCCCTTGAACGGATCGTCCTGGAGACGGATGCACCATACTTTCTACCGCATAAG GTTAGTAGAGATGTGTGCAGGTTTGCCCACCCTGGCATGGGCATTCACACACTCCGTGAGATTAGCGTCCTAAAGAGAGAGCCCATCACCACAGTATTTACCACTGTTAGAAGCAACACCACTCAACTCTATGGTCTGTAA